The genomic window TGTACTTCTGACTGTCGCCCACAACTCGGCCCTTGGCGCCTTTGGGCACCGGAGTGGTGGCACACCAGATCAAGCTCGCCCCGGTCTGCTTCAGCCGCTTGACCAGCCGTTCCAAATTCGCCGCGTAAGCTTCGGGCGCCACCTGCTGATGACTGCCCTTGCTGTCCACGGCCACGAGCCCGTCGCCGCGGCTGCCGATGTACTTCAAATCATGCAGCCCCCAATTGAAATGGATCACGTCCCACTTGCCCTCGCCCAACCACTCGTCGATATGCTGCACGCCCCTGGTCGTAGGCCCGCAGTTGGTCAACGGCCGAATCACGTTGGCTTCGTCGGCCAGCATCCGCCTGACGGGAACCGTGTAACCGATCGAAATCGAA from Roseimaritima ulvae includes these protein-coding regions:
- a CDS encoding SGNH/GDSL hydrolase family protein — protein: MNRFFLPALVLPVTMFFSVSAWGQAAAPDKPMKPVEERDDLPRVLLIGDSISIGYTVPVRRMLADEANVIRPLTNCGPTTRGVQHIDEWLGEGKWDVIHFNWGLHDLKYIGSRGDGLVAVDSKGSHQQVAPEAYAANLERLVKRLKQTGASLIWCATTPVPKGAKGRVVGDSQKYNEIAAEIMQRHGIAINDLYTVALEKQDEIQLPANVHFRPAGSKYLAEQVVKEIRAALAAR